The Echeneis naucrates chromosome 8, fEcheNa1.1, whole genome shotgun sequence genome has a window encoding:
- the elfn1a gene encoding protein ELFN1, translating into MTLREAPMACSLGIVTSALFWSVAIVYLTQIGRVRGDCWLIEGEKGFVWLAICSQNQPPYEAIPQHINSTIVDLRLNENKIKSIHYSALSRFANLTYLNLTKNEISYIEDGAFSAQFNLQVLQMGFNKLRNLTEGILRGLGKLQYLYLQANLIETVTPNAFWECPNIENIDLSMNRIQQLDGSTFSTLTKLTTCELYTNPFNCSCELYGFLKWYSGFQNRSNERMVCDSPHGVSGYSLLSQDPNDPTHRNALHILTKVCLDDNNVTPNVPAPTESTMPPPDSTLCGVEDCPSGTEPDDIAISTTYSSGEVTPLVKVKQVTNTGATITVQIPHPYKKMYILVLYNNSFFTDIQNLKDIKEDIELKNLKPHTNYTYCVASIRNSLRHNHTCLTITTGPRIEKDIAVNHATATHYIMTILGCLFSMVIFLGVVYYCLRRKRQQDEKHKKSGSLKKNIMELKYGQELEGGTISRMSQKQLLAGESMARMPYLPSAAEMEQYKFQEISETPKMMKGNYMEVRSVDHHERRECDMGMAGNSQGSVAEISTIAKEVDKVNQIINNCIDALKSESTSFQGVKSGAVSTAEPQLMLISEHPQNKSGLLSPVYKDSYHHSLQRHRTSDVSPKRPSTATGGPMRSPRPYRSESKYIEKTSPTGETILTVTPAATILRAEAEKIRQYSDHRHSYPDAQIEELEGPDSHKSSMLEPLTHSRSRDLAYSQLSSQYHNLSYSSSPEYYCKPSHSIWERFKLHRKRHKDEEYMAAGHALRKKVQFAKDEDLHDILDYWKGVSAQHKS; encoded by the coding sequence ATGACTCTCAGAGAAGCACCAATGGCCTGCAGCTTAGGCATAGTGACGAGTGCCTTGTTTTGGTCTGTAGCCATTGTATATTTGACTCAAATTGGCAGAGTGAGGGGAGACTGCTGGTTAATTGAGGGTGAAAAGGGCTTTGTATGGCTTGCAATTTGTAGCCAAAACCAACCACCTTATGAGGCCATCCCACAGCATATCAACAGCACCATTGTGGACCTTCGtctgaatgaaaacaagatTAAAAGTATCCATTACTCTGCTCTTAGTCGCTTTGCCAACTTGACCTACCTGAACCTGACAAAGAATGAAATCTCCTACATAGAGGACGGGGCCTTTTCTGCTCAGTTTAACTTACAAGTCCTCCAAATGGGCTTCAATAAGTTGCGGAACCTGACAGAGGGAATCCTCAGGGGTTTAGGAAAGCTGCAGTACCTCTACCTCCAGGCAAACCTGATTGAGACTGTGACACCCAATGCCTTTTGGGAATGCCCCAACATAGAGAACATTGATCTCTCCATGAACCGAATCCAGCAGTTAGATGGGTCCACGTTTTCCACTCTGACTAAACTGACCACCTGTGAGCTTTACACCAACCCTTTCAACTGCTCATGTGAATTATACGGTTTTCTCAAATGGTACTCGGGTTTCCAAAACAGGTCGAACGAGCGGATGGTCTGCGACTCCCCGCACGGAGTTTCTGGGTACAGTTTACTAAGCCAGGATCCGAACGATCCAACACATCGAAATGCGCTTCACATACTGACAAAGGTGTGCCTCGATGACAACAACGTGACACCAAATGTTCCGGCACCCACCGAGTCCACGATGCCTCCGCCGGACTCGACGCTTTGTGGGGTGGAAGACTGTCCCTCGGGCACAGAACCGGACGACATTGCCATCAGTACCACCTACAGCAGCGGAGAGGTGACCCCTCTGGTGAAGGTGAAGCAGGTGACCAACACAGGTGCCACCATCACAGTTCAGATTCCTCATCCTTACAAGAAGATGTACATCCTGGTTCTCTACAACAACAGCTTCTTCACCGATATTCAAAATCTGAAAGACATAAAGGAGGACATCGAGCTGAAAAACCTTAAACCCCACACCAATTACACATACTGTGTTGCTTCGATACGGAACTCTCTTAGACACAACCACACTTGTCTGACCATCACTACCGGCCCTCGAATCGAAAAGGACATAGCTGTAAACCATGCGACTGCCACTCATTACATTATGACAATTTTAGGCTGCCTCTTCAGCATGGTCATTTTTCTTGGCGTGGTCTACTACTGCCTGCGCAGAAAGCGTCAGCAAgatgaaaagcacaaaaaatcAGGTAGcctgaagaaaaatataatggAGCTCAAATATGGGCAAGAACTGGAAGGAGGGACCATTTCTCGGATGTCGCAGAAGCAGTTGCTGGCCGGGGAGAGCATGGCTCGTATGCCGTACTTACCATCTGCCGCGGAAATGGAGCAGTACAAATTTCAGGAGATAAGCGAGACTCCTAAAATGATGAAGGGAAATTACATGGAGGTGCGAAGTGTGGACCACCACGAACGCAGGGAGTGTGACATGGGGATGGCTGGAAATAGCCAGGGGTCGGTGGCAGAGATTTCCACCATTGCAAAAGAGGTGGATAAAGTGAATCAGATAATTAACAACTGCATAGATGCCCTGAAGTCAGAATCCACCTCTTTTCAAGGGGTGAAATCCGGAGCAGTGTCCACAGCAGAGCCTCAGCTCATGCTCATATCAGAGCACCCGCAGAATAAATCCGGCCTTCTGTCTCCAGTGTATAAGGACAGCTACCATCATTCCCTGCAGAGGCATCGGACCTCTGACGTCTCACCAAAGAGGCCCAGCACTGCCACAGGGGGGCCCATGCGGAGCCCCAGGCCTTATCGCTCCGAATCCAAGTACATAGAGAAAACCTCCCCCACAGGAGAGACCATCCTCACTGTAACACCTGCTGCCACCATCCTGAGGGCCGAGGCAGAGAAGATCCGTCAGTACAGTGACCACCGGCACTCGTACCCCGACGCTCAGATAGAGGAGCTGGAAGGCCCCGACAGCCACAAGTCCTCCATGCTGGAGCCTCTCACTCACTCCCGCTCCAGAGACTTAGCGTATTCCCAGCTTTCCTCTCAGTATCACAATCTGAGCTACTCCTCCAGTCCCGAGTACTACTGCAAACCTTCACACAGCATCTGGGAGCGCTTCAAACTCCACCGGAAACGGCACAAAGATGAGGAGTACATGGCTGCAGGGCATGCACTGCGTAAGAAAGTCCAGTTTGCAAAGGATGAGGACCTGCATGATATTTTAGACTACTGGAAAGGTGTATCGGCCCAACATAAATCATAA